A region of uncultured Draconibacterium sp. DNA encodes the following proteins:
- a CDS encoding VTT domain-containing protein: MNGKIAIPKKFYFILFASVIAICLFSFTIGRELYADKTESIFSFGLIHFAGYLFFLLMPVELAFIYYLPHYSGFDLVATAMVTAVAAQCIDYIIGRLLRPNKIIELMGQKRIEKAEQKISRFGMLTIFVFNLFPLSSPVIALAAGMFRYDFRRFLLVSVLGLLLKYVVVYFVFKG, encoded by the coding sequence ATGAACGGCAAAATAGCAATACCCAAAAAGTTTTATTTTATCTTGTTTGCTTCGGTTATTGCTATTTGCCTGTTCTCGTTCACCATCGGTCGCGAACTCTATGCCGATAAAACAGAAAGTATCTTTTCTTTTGGTCTTATTCACTTTGCCGGTTACCTTTTCTTTTTGCTTATGCCGGTTGAGCTGGCATTTATTTACTATTTACCCCATTACTCCGGTTTCGATCTGGTTGCCACAGCTATGGTAACAGCAGTTGCGGCGCAGTGTATCGATTATATTATTGGCCGTTTATTGCGTCCCAATAAAATTATTGAACTGATGGGGCAGAAGCGCATTGAAAAAGCCGAGCAGAAAATTAGTCGATTTGGGATGCTTACCATTTTTGTATTCAATTTGTTTCCCTTGTCGTCGCCGGTAATTGCACTGGCAGCCGGAATGTTCCGTTACGATTTTAGGCGGTTTCTGCTGGTAAGTGTTCTGGGGCTATTGTTGAAATATGTGGTTGTTTATTTTGTGTTTAAAGGTTAG
- the fabD gene encoding ACP S-malonyltransferase, translating into MKAFVFPGQGAQFPGMGKDLYENSAEAKALFEKANDILGFNITDIMFEGEVEDLKQTKVTQPAIFLHSVLLAKTLKDFAPDMVAGHSLGEFSALVANGTLNFEDGLKLVAQRAMAMQKACEIEPSTMAAIVGLEDAVVEAVCAEIDDVVVPANYNCPGQLVISGSEAGIDKACALLTEKGAKRALKLVVGGAFHSPFMEPAREELAAAIEATTFNQPTCPVYQNVDAKPVSDPAVIKENLIAQLTAPVKWTQIVENMIADGATSFTEVGPGKVLQGLVKKVDRSMETAGVNSYEG; encoded by the coding sequence ATGAAGGCATTTGTATTCCCTGGTCAGGGAGCGCAGTTCCCGGGAATGGGAAAGGATTTATATGAAAATTCTGCTGAAGCAAAAGCATTATTCGAAAAAGCAAACGATATTTTAGGTTTCAATATCACCGACATCATGTTTGAAGGTGAAGTTGAAGATCTGAAACAAACAAAAGTAACCCAACCGGCCATTTTTCTACACTCTGTATTATTGGCTAAAACCTTAAAGGATTTTGCTCCTGATATGGTTGCCGGTCACTCATTGGGTGAGTTCTCGGCACTGGTTGCCAACGGAACATTAAACTTTGAAGACGGTTTAAAACTGGTTGCGCAACGTGCAATGGCCATGCAAAAAGCTTGCGAAATTGAGCCATCAACAATGGCAGCAATTGTTGGTTTGGAAGATGCAGTTGTTGAGGCGGTTTGTGCCGAAATCGACGACGTGGTAGTTCCGGCAAACTATAACTGTCCGGGGCAGTTGGTAATCTCAGGTTCTGAAGCAGGAATTGACAAGGCTTGTGCCTTGTTAACCGAAAAAGGTGCAAAACGCGCATTGAAACTGGTTGTTGGTGGTGCTTTCCACTCGCCGTTTATGGAGCCTGCCCGCGAAGAACTGGCTGCTGCCATTGAAGCAACTACATTTAATCAGCCAACTTGTCCGGTTTACCAGAATGTTGATGCAAAACCGGTTTCTGATCCTGCAGTGATTAAAGAAAACCTGATTGCTCAGCTTACTGCTCCTGTAAAATGGACACAGATTGTAGAAAATATGATCGCCGATGGTGCTACTTCATTCACCGAAGTTGGTCCGGGTAAAGTGTTACAGGGATTGGTTAAAAAAGTTGACCGCTCGATGGAAACCGCCGGCGTAAATAGTTACGAAGGATAG